The proteins below are encoded in one region of Clostridium pasteurianum DSM 525 = ATCC 6013:
- the yidC gene encoding membrane protein insertase YidC: protein MFKIKFLNDLFVNFFNRIDNAIFSIFPDKNISIGLSIIVLTIIIRLLLLPLNFKQIKSSLMMSKIGPEVKKLQTKYKSDPQKLQQETMKLYKEKGVNPLGGCLPLLIQYPILIALYYVFYTLNIKGIGFLWISDLSKHATISDWTTWILPVLSGATTYFSGILLSSTTSDKSQAKQTATMNIVMSGVLFYMSLMFNAALVLYWVTGNIVQIFQTKLVMKMVASKIENESNENKVVDESSVTIDNKNTVKNKRNRKDN, encoded by the coding sequence TTGTTTAAAATCAAATTTTTAAATGATTTATTTGTTAATTTTTTCAATAGAATAGATAATGCAATATTCAGTATTTTCCCAGACAAGAATATATCTATTGGTTTATCTATAATAGTGCTTACTATAATAATAAGATTATTGTTATTACCTTTAAATTTTAAGCAAATTAAATCATCATTAATGATGAGTAAAATAGGTCCAGAAGTAAAAAAACTTCAGACTAAGTATAAAAGTGACCCACAAAAATTACAACAGGAAACTATGAAATTATATAAAGAAAAAGGTGTTAATCCTCTAGGTGGATGTTTACCTTTATTAATACAATATCCCATACTTATAGCACTTTATTATGTATTTTATACATTAAATATAAAAGGTATTGGATTTCTATGGATTAGTGATTTATCAAAACATGCTACTATATCTGATTGGACTACGTGGATACTCCCAGTATTGTCTGGTGCTACTACATATTTCTCTGGTATTTTGTTGTCATCAACTACGTCAGATAAATCTCAAGCAAAACAAACTGCAACTATGAATATAGTTATGTCTGGTGTACTTTTCTATATGAGTTTAATGTTTAATGCAGCATTAGTTTTATATTGGGTAACTGGTAATATAGTACAAATATTTCAGACTAAGTTAGTTATGAAAATGGTTGCAAGTAAGATAGAAAATGAAAGTAACGAAAATAAGGTTGTAGATGAAAGCAGTGTTACGATAGATAATAAAAATACTGTAAAAAACAAGAGAAATAGAAAAGATAATTAA
- the yidD gene encoding membrane protein insertion efficiency factor YidD, whose protein sequence is MKKIILSMIKFYRKYISPLKKPCCRFYPTCSQYAMDAISKYGILKGGCMSIIRIFRCNPFSEGGYDPVK, encoded by the coding sequence ATGAAGAAAATAATATTATCAATGATAAAATTTTATAGAAAATATATATCACCTTTAAAAAAGCCTTGTTGTAGATTTTATCCAACTTGTTCTCAATATGCAATGGATGCAATAAGTAAATATGGTATTTTAAAAGGAGGATGCATGTCGATTATAAGAATTTTTAGGTGTAATCCTTTTAGTGAAGGTGGATATGATCCTGTTAAATAA
- the rnpA gene encoding ribonuclease P protein component has protein sequence MKEDRIRKNSEFRNVYRKGKSISNNLLVLYTFRNLRNKDINRIGISVSKKVGKSVIRSRVKRLISEGYRLNKESLKKGYDFVVIARINSKDKSYKEIEASLKNLFKRSGLLNYEENNIINDKIL, from the coding sequence ATGAAGGAAGACAGAATAAGAAAAAATTCTGAGTTCAGAAATGTCTATAGAAAAGGGAAATCTATTTCTAATAATCTTTTAGTATTGTATACATTTAGAAATTTAAGAAATAAAGATATTAATAGAATTGGAATATCTGTGAGTAAAAAGGTTGGAAAAAGTGTTATACGAAGCAGAGTAAAGAGATTAATAAGTGAAGGTTATAGATTGAACAAAGAATCACTAAAAAAAGGATATGATTTCGTAGTTATTGCTCGTATTAATTCAAAAGATAAAAGTTACAAAGAAATAGAAGCTTCTTTAAAAAATCTGTTTAAAAGGTCAGGTTTATTAAATTATGAAGAAAATAATATTATCAATGATAAAATTTTATAG
- the rpmH gene encoding 50S ribosomal protein L34, with product MFMTYQPKKKQRKKEHGFRKRMSTLSGRNILKKRRQKGRKKLTA from the coding sequence ATGTTCATGACTTATCAACCAAAAAAGAAACAAAGAAAAAAAGAACATGGTTTCAGAAAAAGAATGAGTACTTTATCTGGAAGAAATATTTTAAAGAAGAGAAGACAAAAAGGTAGAAAAAAATTGACAGCATAA